From the genome of Colwellia psychrerythraea 34H, one region includes:
- a CDS encoding DUF1365 domain-containing protein — protein sequence MNMPNSFSNSHIYLGNVMHRRFSPKKHSFDYRLFMLALDVADVEKAQGGFGVFGFSWYRPLRFVETDYLKESIKDNSKDNLAGDPRSLSHRIKNKVHELAGYADIKRIVMLVQVRCFGIYFSPANFYFCYDQDDKCTQMLAEVSNTPWNERHYYLVDLLKEEGDKTTKKMFQVSPFMDLAMTYFWQVTPPCNGNDKLLVKIENKRVNDESGTVSKLFDASLVMRRKPFTKASLLRIWGQLPVMTMKVVVTIYWQALKLFIKRVPFIGYQKPS from the coding sequence ATGAACATGCCTAATTCATTTAGTAATAGCCATATTTACCTCGGTAATGTTATGCATCGACGCTTTAGCCCCAAAAAGCACAGCTTTGATTACCGTTTATTTATGCTAGCGCTCGATGTTGCTGATGTTGAAAAGGCTCAGGGTGGTTTTGGTGTTTTTGGTTTTTCATGGTATCGACCATTACGTTTTGTTGAAACAGACTATTTAAAGGAAAGTATAAAAGATAATTCAAAAGATAACCTAGCAGGTGATCCCCGTTCATTAAGTCACCGTATAAAGAATAAGGTACACGAATTAGCAGGTTATGCAGATATAAAAAGAATTGTTATGTTGGTGCAAGTTAGGTGTTTTGGTATTTACTTTAGTCCCGCCAATTTTTATTTTTGCTACGACCAAGACGATAAATGTACACAAATGCTCGCAGAAGTCAGTAATACACCTTGGAATGAACGCCATTATTACTTAGTAGATTTGTTAAAAGAAGAAGGTGATAAAACCACGAAAAAAATGTTTCAAGTTTCACCTTTTATGGACTTAGCTATGACTTACTTTTGGCAGGTAACTCCACCGTGCAATGGTAATGATAAGTTGCTGGTTAAAATTGAAAATAAACGTGTTAATGACGAAAGCGGCACAGTAAGTAAGTTATTTGATGCAAGTTTAGTGATGAGGAGAAAACCCTTCACTAAAGCCAGTTTATTGCGCATTTGGGGGCAATTGCCTGTTATGACAATGAAAGTTGTAGTCACAATTTATTGGCAAGCATTAAAGTTATTCATCAAACGTGTGCCTTTTATTGGTTATCAAAAACCGAGTTAG
- a CDS encoding PepSY domain-containing protein: protein MMLRVLLFTLFISVIALSATAVAADTQANAQKKQKAISSQQAAKLVKKRYGGTVLNVKKQKNNTAYKVKIVKPNGQVVSKKVNAKTGKIEKN, encoded by the coding sequence ATGATGTTACGAGTTCTTTTATTCACGCTATTCATAAGTGTAATTGCTTTAAGTGCAACTGCTGTGGCGGCAGATACGCAAGCTAATGCGCAAAAGAAACAGAAAGCTATTAGCTCACAGCAGGCGGCAAAACTCGTTAAAAAACGCTACGGCGGTACTGTTTTGAATGTAAAAAAACAAAAAAATAATACGGCTTATAAAGTAAAGATTGTAAAACCCAATGGGCAAGTAGTATCGAAAAAGGTCAATGCCAAAACGGGTAAGATTGAAAAAAATTAA
- a CDS encoding NAD(P)/FAD-dependent oxidoreductase, with product MKHFAIIGSGISGLTAAYLLSKKHKVTVFEKNDSVGGHTATVDIEKSGDKFAIDTGFIVFNDRTYPNFLALLDEIGIGKVPTEMSFSVHNCQSGLEYNGHNLDTLFAQRRNIFKPTFWLLVKEILRFNKLCKSIYQQDIYSDGLTLGAFLTEHNFSDFFAEHYILPMGAAIWSSSLAQMEDFEFTFFVKFFHNHGLLNIADRPQWYVIPKGSRSYLTPLCAPFKDNINVNANITSITRSNDKVHLHFEDMPSQTFDEVVIACHSDQALSLLNDASQDEKSVLSAMPYSANTVVLHTDEKLLPKRKKAWASWNYQLNHNRGNNSSHDRSHNRSAAASVTYNMNILQGIQSKHTFCVTLNQKDDIDPKEILREFTYHHPVFSADSIKAQQQRHIICGVNHTHFAGAYWHSGFHEDGVRSAVEVAERFDCYIGVTDEHA from the coding sequence ATGAAGCATTTTGCCATTATTGGCTCCGGCATTTCCGGACTAACTGCCGCTTATTTATTATCAAAAAAGCATAAGGTTACCGTATTTGAGAAAAATGACTCTGTTGGCGGCCATACGGCAACGGTTGATATAGAAAAGTCAGGGGACAAATTTGCAATAGATACCGGTTTTATTGTCTTTAATGATAGAACCTATCCTAACTTCTTAGCTTTGTTGGATGAAATAGGTATTGGTAAAGTACCCACTGAAATGAGTTTTTCTGTTCACAATTGCCAGTCAGGCCTTGAATACAATGGACATAATCTAGATACATTATTTGCCCAACGACGAAATATATTCAAACCGACCTTTTGGTTATTAGTTAAAGAAATATTACGCTTCAACAAGTTATGCAAAAGCATTTATCAGCAAGATATTTATAGTGATGGATTAACATTAGGTGCATTCTTAACTGAACATAACTTTAGTGACTTTTTTGCTGAGCATTATATTTTACCAATGGGCGCAGCAATATGGTCTAGCTCATTAGCACAAATGGAAGATTTCGAATTCACATTTTTTGTTAAATTCTTCCATAATCATGGCTTATTAAATATTGCCGATAGGCCACAATGGTATGTCATTCCAAAAGGCTCTCGAAGCTACTTAACACCATTATGTGCACCGTTTAAGGATAATATTAACGTTAATGCCAATATTACCAGCATTACTCGAAGCAATGATAAAGTACATTTGCATTTTGAAGATATGCCTAGTCAAACGTTCGATGAAGTGGTTATTGCTTGTCATTCTGATCAAGCACTCTCCTTATTAAATGATGCAAGCCAAGATGAAAAGTCGGTGTTATCTGCAATGCCTTATAGTGCGAACACTGTTGTTCTGCATACCGATGAAAAATTATTACCTAAACGCAAAAAAGCCTGGGCAAGTTGGAATTATCAATTAAACCATAATCGTGGTAATAACAGCAGCCATGATCGCAGCCATAACCGCAGTGCAGCAGCTAGCGTTACTTACAATATGAATATATTGCAGGGTATTCAAAGTAAGCACACCTTTTGCGTTACCTTAAATCAAAAAGATGACATAGACCCCAAAGAAATATTAAGGGAGTTCACTTATCACCATCCTGTTTTTTCGGCCGATTCGATAAAAGCCCAACAGCAAAGACATATCATTTGCGGCGTTAATCACACGCATTTTGCTGGTGCTTATTGGCACAGTGGTTTTCATGAAGATGGCGTAAGAAGCGCCGTTGAAGTGGCTGAACGGTTTGATTGTTATATAGGTGTAACTGATGAACATGCCTAA
- a CDS encoding SAM-dependent methyltransferase — MENIEGVRVLKAANWLDKRCRTLVLNIFSKLTYGQLEIVEGSIHSHFPETVSEQSIKGKIHIHDPSVYRDFVKGGSIGASEAFIDGKWSSPNLTNVIRIFAKAQQQTDSLEANKSWMNRLKNTVSHWQNRNTQSGSKRNILAHYDLGNELYTRFLDPDMMYSSAIYPTEDASLDEAQQHKLATICQRLSLNEHDHLLEIGTGWGGLAIYAAQHYGCRVTTTTISDAQYAYAQARIEKLGLTDKITLLKEDYRNLTGVFDKVVSIEMIEAVGYDFLPSFFKQCNDRLKVGGKLLIQSITIADQRFDYYKNNVDFIQRYIFPGGFLPSVNVLTQNITDHSELVVESLDDIGLDYAKTLAHWRENFLASWLELTQHDYDETFKRLWLYYFAYCEGAFLERSTSAVHLVARK, encoded by the coding sequence ATGGAAAATATTGAAGGGGTTCGAGTACTAAAAGCGGCTAACTGGTTAGATAAACGTTGTCGTACCTTAGTGCTAAACATTTTCTCGAAGCTTACCTATGGTCAACTAGAGATTGTTGAAGGATCTATTCATTCGCATTTCCCTGAAACGGTTAGTGAACAAAGTATTAAAGGTAAAATACATATCCATGATCCGAGTGTTTACCGTGACTTTGTTAAAGGTGGGAGTATTGGTGCATCTGAGGCTTTTATTGATGGTAAATGGAGTAGTCCCAATTTAACCAATGTTATTAGAATTTTCGCCAAAGCTCAACAGCAGACCGATAGCTTGGAAGCAAACAAGTCATGGATGAATAGGTTGAAAAATACCGTCAGTCATTGGCAAAATAGAAATACCCAATCAGGTTCAAAGCGTAATATCTTAGCTCATTATGATTTAGGTAATGAGTTGTACACGCGATTTTTAGACCCGGATATGATGTACTCGTCTGCTATTTATCCGACAGAAGACGCTTCATTAGATGAGGCTCAACAGCATAAACTCGCCACTATTTGCCAGCGATTATCACTAAATGAACATGATCATTTATTGGAAATAGGTACTGGCTGGGGAGGCTTAGCAATATATGCAGCTCAGCATTATGGTTGCCGTGTAACGACAACGACTATCTCTGATGCACAATATGCCTATGCACAAGCTCGTATAGAAAAGTTGGGCTTAACAGATAAAATTACCTTGCTTAAAGAGGATTACCGAAATTTAACGGGAGTTTTTGATAAAGTAGTTTCCATTGAAATGATAGAAGCTGTTGGTTATGACTTTTTACCTAGTTTCTTTAAGCAGTGTAATGACCGATTAAAAGTTGGCGGTAAGTTGCTTATTCAATCAATTACTATTGCCGATCAACGTTTTGACTATTACAAAAACAACGTTGATTTTATCCAACGCTATATATTCCCCGGTGGATTTTTACCGTCAGTTAATGTGTTGACTCAAAATATTACTGATCACAGTGAGTTGGTTGTTGAATCCCTAGATGATATAGGGCTTGATTACGCTAAAACGTTAGCGCACTGGAGAGAGAACTTTTTGGCATCTTGGTTAGAGCTGACTCAACATGATTATGACGAAACCTTTAAACGATTATGGCTTTATTACTTTGCTTACTGTGAAGGCGCATTTTTAGAGCGTTCAACTAGCGCGGTCCATTTAGTGGCTAGAAAATAG
- a CDS encoding choice-of-anchor H family protein has protein sequence MMSNFIKQLTLKVTSRFSPILLTTLQLTLMLTLMMITLPSFALEADNANEIAGTASTTDTTYITNTKVVQSYSSGQVASSIDSASQEQVLKDIKQRVLLGDSDQEKNKALNTTREDMIDQKQQQARKRSTAKNIAAIPGLNQSSRSFSDGTFVIYEGYSQLIEDLDADGYFQTFSVTFDADLLTGNPHDEAVVYAELYLSENGGPWVHYYSTDNFVIHGESSDDEFEVYSTLEQGFSANHYDILIDLYEVGFPNIVASYSSDDSNSLYGLPLESSDYDLEYVEYYTEVHSDGGSSSVIILIIMMLALSIRQLRFKG, from the coding sequence ATGATGAGCAATTTTATCAAGCAGTTAACATTAAAAGTAACATCAAGGTTTTCACCAATACTACTAACGACTTTACAGTTAACACTCATGTTAACTCTTATGATGATTACACTACCAAGCTTTGCGTTAGAAGCCGACAATGCAAATGAGATAGCAGGCACAGCAAGTACAACTGACACAACATATATAACGAATACTAAAGTTGTTCAAAGTTACTCTAGCGGGCAAGTAGCCAGTTCAATAGACAGTGCATCACAAGAACAAGTATTAAAAGATATTAAACAAAGAGTACTACTTGGTGATAGCGACCAAGAAAAGAATAAAGCATTAAACACGACTCGTGAGGATATGATTGACCAAAAGCAACAACAGGCACGTAAACGAAGTACCGCTAAAAACATAGCGGCAATACCAGGGTTGAACCAAAGCAGTAGAAGCTTCAGCGACGGTACTTTTGTTATTTATGAAGGCTATTCACAATTAATTGAAGATCTTGATGCCGATGGATATTTTCAGACTTTTAGTGTGACTTTTGATGCTGATTTACTTACTGGTAATCCTCATGATGAGGCGGTAGTTTATGCTGAATTGTACTTAAGTGAAAATGGCGGTCCTTGGGTTCATTATTACAGTACTGACAATTTTGTTATACATGGTGAGAGTTCAGATGATGAATTTGAGGTATATAGCACCTTAGAACAAGGTTTTAGTGCCAATCATTACGACATCCTCATAGACCTGTATGAGGTGGGCTTCCCGAATATAGTGGCTTCTTACAGTAGTGATGACAGTAATAGCTTATATGGTCTTCCCTTAGAGAGCAGTGACTATGACCTAGAATATGTTGAGTATTACACTGAAGTGCATAGTGATGGTGGCAGCAGTTCTGTCATTATTTTAATTATAATGATGCTTGCTTTATCAATACGCCAGCTCAGATTTAAAGGATAA